From Toxorhynchites rutilus septentrionalis strain SRP chromosome 2, ASM2978413v1, whole genome shotgun sequence, a single genomic window includes:
- the LOC129766117 gene encoding uncharacterized protein K02A2.6-like, producing MGAMMEGIEQQIKDIDKLKTQNHTSKTEKIFQVKSEPIMKNRRSFTDRSSMYDIKNSKPSERSVICYRCGTNGHIGTSEICKARNQVCRRCKKVGHFEAICRKSTFGSIGASKIIKPKRIRLIGSNDIQQPQKLEKSDDKSPDESRDSKMYYCFYGGNESNVVDCNVGGIPLKLLVDSGSDINVIHKEAWTLLKQRCIKVINSQKGSSQIIKGYGCDIPLRILGTFEAEISIASRTILAKFFVVEEGQRCILGDAMAKELGILKVGVGLNQLEKRDVPFGRIKDVQVQIHMDSSFKPVFQPVRRVPIPHEAAVNKKLDDLLAKDIIEVKTGPTTWVSPLVIVGKANGEPRVCLDLRRVNEAVIRERFPMPIVDELLARIGSGKVRSKLDIRDAFLQTELAPESRDITTFITSRGLFRFKRLPFGLVSAPEIFQKVMDEILSGCEGTVCYLDDIYVEGEDKEEHDTRLKIVFDRLNKRGVVLNHQKCIIGVSELQFLGHIISSEGMRPAPSKVEALLSFRHPENVAEVKSFLGLANYMNKFIPNLAAVDEPLRRLLHQTVKFVWTEEQQYAFNAISVPFDVTEEVFVNEVVRAAASTAAIRWEEIDRVSGQDEEISLIFEALSNGRLFELPLEYRMIGRELCRVGNVLMRGDRIIVPRSLRELALCLAHEGHPGTRMMKSHLRSSVWWPKLDSDVDNYMKRCRGCLLVSAPNAPEPMSRRSLPARPWEDVAMDFLGPLPEGQYLMVVVDYYSRYYEVCEMTSITAENTITELTMIFSRHGIPVTLTADNAPQLSEECEMFSIFCKNYGILLINTVPYWPQMNGEVERQNRTILKRLQIAQELGQDWRIELQNFLLTYRAASHSTTGRSPAELLFGRKIRTKLPCITSCSNDEEWRDRDALTKEKGKIYSDNRRQARESVISVGDRVLLKRIKKDNKLSTEFVNEEFVVLTKTGSDVTIKSTVSGKQYRRNISHLKKIPEANNRRMNSNDESDEAPTIEVTEEGSASNTTSTVDIQSANEPERKRRRYEPAWFSGYVPY from the exons ATGGGCGCGATGATGGAAGGAATCGAGCAGCAGATTAAAGACATCGATAAATTGAAAACACAGAACCATAcatcaaaaacagagaagatcTTCCAAGTTAAGTCGGAACCAATCATGAAAAATCGGAGATCGTTCACGGATAGAAGCTCAATGTACGATATCAAGAATTCTAAGCCAAGCGAAAGGTCCGTCATATGTTATCGCTGTGGAACGAACGGTCATATCGGAACGTCAGAAATTTGCAAAGCACGTAACCAGGTTTGCCGACGGTGTAAGAAAGTTGGACATTTTGAAGCAATATGTCGGAAGAGTACTTTTGGATCAATCGGTGCATCGAAGATAATAAAACCCAAGAGAATTCGTCTAATTGGAAGTAACGACATTCAACAACCGCAAAAGTTGGAAAAATCAGATGACAAATCTCCGGACGAATCACGTGATTCGAAGATGTACTACTGTTTCTACGGAGGGAATGAATCGAATGTCGTGGACTGCAATGTAGGTGGTATTCCTCTCAAACTATTGGTGGATTCGGGCTCCGATATCAATGTGATACACAAGGAAGCTTGGACGCTTCTCAAACAACGATGTATCAAGGTTATCAACTCACAGAAGGGTTCTTCACAAATCATTAAAGGGTATGGATGTGACATACCACTGCGGATTTTGGGAACATTTGAGGCTGAAATATCAATAGCATCACGGACAATACTGGCGAAATTTTTCGTCGTAGAGGAAGGTCAACGCTGTATCCTAGGCGATGCCATGGCAAAAGAGCTGGGAATTTTAAAAGTTGGTGTTGGTTTGAATCAGTTAGAAAAACGTGACGTTCCTTTTGGGAGAATCAAAGATGTACAAGTACAAATACATATGGATTCCTCTTTCAAGCCAGTATTTCAGCCGGTACGACGCGTTCCCATTCCACATGAGGCTGCTGTCAATAAGAAGTTGGATGACCTTCTTGCAAAAGACATTATTGAG GTGAAAACAGGTCCAACGACGTGGGTGTCCCCTTTGGTAATAGTGGGTAAAGCTAATGGTGAGCCTCGTGTGTGTCTGGATCTGAGAAGGGTTAATGAGGCGGTGATTAGAGAGAGATTCCCGATGCCGATTGTAGACGAATTATTGGCTCGAATAGGATCAGGAAAAGTTCGCAGCAAACTAGACATTCGTGATGCTTTCCTTCAAACGGAGCTGGCGCCTGAATCTCGTGATATCACAACTTTTATCACGAGTCGTGGTCTTTTCCGATTCAAGCGACTACCGTTCGGACTGGTATCTGCAccagaaatttttcaaaaagttatggACGAGATTTTATCGGGATGTGAAGGAACGGTCTGCTATCTGGATGACATATATGTAGAGGGAGAGGATAAGGAAGAACACGATACTCGTTTAAAGATTGTATTTGATCGTCTTAATAAGCGCGGAGTTGTTCTAAATCATCAAAAATGCATAATTGGAGTTTCTGAACTACAGTTCCTAGGTCACATTATCAGTTCCGAAGGTATGCGGCCAGCTCCATCCAAGGTGGAAGCACTGTTGTCTTTCCGTCACCCTGAAAATGTGGCCGAAGTTAAGAGTTTCCTAGGTTTGGCAAATTATATGAACAAATTCATACCAAATCTAGCTGCTGTTGATGAACCACTTAGGAGACTCTTGCATCAAACAGTAAAATTCGTTTGGACGGAGGAACAACAGTATGCATTCAATGCTAT ATCAGTACCGTTCGATGTTACTGAGGAAGTATTTGTAAATGAAGTTGTACGTGCAGCAGCTTCAACTGCTGCTATTCGTTGGGAAGAGATAGATCGTGTCTCTGGGCAGGATGAAGAAATATCACTGATTTTCGAAGCTCTAAGCAATGGACGTTTGTTTGAACTACCACTAGAATACCGCATGATCGGTCGAGAGTTGTGTCGTGTTGGAAATGTGTTGATGCGAGGTGATCGAATAATTGTACCCAGGAGTTTGAGAGAACTGGCGCTATGTCTTGCTCATGAAGGACACCCTGGCACCCGAATGATGAAAAGTCATCTTCGATCTTCGGTGTGGTGGCCCAAGTTAGACTCCGATGTGGACAACTACATGAAACGCTGCAGAGGATGTTTATTGGTATCTGCTCCAAACGCTCCGGAACCAATGAGCCGGCGAAGCTTACCTGCTAGACCATGGGAAGACGTAGCGATGGATTTTTTAGGACCATTGCCGGAGGGACAATACTTAATGGTTGTGGTAGACTACTACAGTAGATACTACGAAGTGTGTGAAATGACTTCAATAACGGCGGAGAATACTATTACAGAATTAACAATGATCTTCAGTCGTCACGGAATACCGGTAACACTGACTGCTGACAATGCACCACAACTGAGCGAAGAATGTGAGATGTTCTctattttttgcaaaaactacGGTATCCTTCTAATCAATACAGTTCCCTATTGGCCACAAATGAACGGGGAAGTTGAACGCCAAAACAGGACAATACTAAAGCGTCTACAAATCGCCCAAGAACTGGGTCAGGATTGGCGTATAgaacttcaaaactttcttctgACGTATCGGGCGGCTTCTCATTCTACAACCGGACGTTCACCAGCTGAACTACTTTTTGGACGGAAAATTAGAACTAAACTTCCGTGCATCACGTCTTGTTCCAACGACGAAGAATGGAGAGATCGAGATGCATTGACGAAAGAAAAGGGAAAGATATATAGCGACAATCGCAGACAAGCAAGAGAAAGCGTGATATCAGTTGGAGATAGAGTGTTGTTGAAACGAATCAAAAAGGACAATAAGTTGAGCACCGAATTTGTCAACGAAGAATTTGTTGTGCTGACAAAAACAGGATCTGATGTTACAATAAAATCTACGGTGTCCGGGAAACAGTATAGAAGAAATATTTCTCACTTAAAGAAGATCCCCGAAGCAAACAATCGGAGGATGAATAGCAACGATGAATCAGATGAAGCTCCGACTATAGAGGTGACTGAGGAAGGCAGTGCTTCTAATACGACTAGTACTGTTGACATACAAAGTGCGAATGAGCCCGAGCGGAAACGACGACGCTATGAACCAGCTTGGTTCAGTGGTTATGTGCCGTACTAG